A single region of the Streptomyces sp. NBC_00425 genome encodes:
- a CDS encoding NlpC/P60 family protein, which translates to MMAVLVVPTVARADDAQPLDYCQIAGPASRQAQTAVAYACAAWRAKTPYTWGGGHNTTYVGPTYGSVDWSDVQHSWRDPWIKGLDCSGFVRWAWYRAMNRDILPGTALEQYRSSNAFQVYPAHNGGSGIEGYLLAGDLVFTSENGSVDKISHVMLYLGNGKVVEEWQSGEVARVTTLASRTTNGRLVGAVRVGNQGALEQPGSYSANPAIDPGNPFAYVLTPGGGGGGGGNGIPERMWATDVNVRQHPNRSATVQTNLPSPTMVYVRCQQHGESVTDEGYTNDAWSYLPDLGGWISNIYLQGPAWFSDVPQCGTGQADSSIGGGSSAPNTAGGPNRTWGTDVAVRSTPYTDSTSTVLTRLAGPTAVQLSCQKHAQTVSAEGYTNDAWSYLPQYGGWISNIFLQGDAWIAGIPACDGKGTPTPAGTRPGQTWGTDVALRVDPSTSSGLATRLSGPTAVAISCQKHAQTVSAEGYTNDAWSYLPQYGGWISNIYLQGDAWLAGVPAC; encoded by the coding sequence ATGATGGCCGTCCTTGTGGTACCGACTGTGGCCCGGGCGGACGACGCCCAACCGCTGGACTACTGCCAGATCGCCGGGCCGGCCAGCCGGCAGGCACAGACCGCCGTGGCGTACGCGTGCGCCGCCTGGCGGGCCAAGACGCCGTACACCTGGGGTGGCGGTCACAACACGACGTACGTCGGGCCCACCTACGGTTCCGTCGACTGGAGCGATGTCCAGCACTCGTGGCGGGACCCCTGGATCAAGGGGCTGGACTGCTCGGGTTTCGTGCGGTGGGCCTGGTACCGGGCGATGAACCGCGACATTCTGCCCGGTACCGCGCTGGAGCAGTACCGCAGTTCCAACGCGTTCCAGGTCTATCCGGCGCACAACGGCGGCTCCGGGATCGAGGGCTATCTGCTCGCCGGTGACCTGGTGTTCACCTCCGAGAACGGCAGCGTCGACAAGATCTCGCACGTGATGCTCTACCTGGGCAACGGCAAGGTCGTGGAGGAATGGCAGTCCGGTGAGGTGGCCCGGGTGACCACGCTCGCCTCCCGTACCACCAACGGCCGTCTGGTCGGCGCCGTCCGGGTAGGCAACCAGGGTGCCCTGGAGCAGCCCGGCAGCTACTCGGCGAACCCCGCCATCGACCCCGGCAACCCGTTCGCGTACGTCCTCACACCCGGCGGCGGAGGCGGAGGCGGAGGCAACGGCATCCCCGAGCGTATGTGGGCGACCGACGTCAACGTCCGCCAGCACCCGAACCGTTCCGCGACCGTCCAGACGAACTTGCCGTCCCCGACCATGGTGTACGTGAGGTGCCAGCAGCACGGTGAGTCCGTCACCGACGAGGGCTACACCAATGACGCCTGGTCGTACCTGCCCGACCTGGGCGGCTGGATCAGCAACATCTATCTTCAGGGTCCAGCCTGGTTCAGTGACGTCCCACAGTGCGGCACCGGGCAGGCCGACTCCAGCATCGGCGGCGGCTCCAGCGCGCCCAACACGGCGGGCGGCCCCAACCGGACCTGGGGTACGGACGTGGCCGTCCGCTCCACGCCGTACACCGACTCGACCTCGACCGTGCTGACGCGGCTTGCGGGGCCGACCGCGGTGCAGCTCAGCTGTCAGAAGCACGCGCAGACGGTGTCCGCGGAGGGCTACACCAACGACGCCTGGTCCTACCTGCCCCAGTACGGCGGCTGGATCAGCAACATCTTCCTCCAGGGCGACGCCTGGATCGCCGGGATCCCCGCCTGCGACGGCAAGGGCACACCGACGCCCGCCGGCACCCGGCCCGGCCAGACCTGGGGAACCGACGTGGCCCTGCGTGTCGATCCCTCCACCTCCAGCGGGCTGGCCACCCGGCTGAGCGGGCCCACCGCCGTCGCCATCAGCTGCCAGAAACACGCGCAGACGGTGTCCGCGGAGGGCTACACCAACGACGCCTGGTCCTACCTGCCCCAGTACGGCGGCTGGATCAGCAACATCTACCTGCAGGGCGACGCCTGGCTGGCCGGCGTACCCGCCTGCTGA
- a CDS encoding maleylpyruvate isomerase family mycothiol-dependent enzyme — protein sequence MDRGTQARTRDSLPEGLGRAIRETASAIAALLDGATDMTGPVPGLEWTVGETAAHLALANGLMADLASGQERLYGDGTPQSLAAANAQSLVEFPERTAEPLAAMIVEQAEAFLDAMDRAVTDGTAGRTLATPLGPMDHDVLASYLLTHMLGHGYDLARGLRRPHMINERRVGLCLPFLKTAMPRVATASALTARYTVRVRGGTAFGVTFTDGAVEVLPDPPERSECTILTEPVAFLLIALGRLGPWQAMARGAVLAWGRKPWLAPRFPTLFVAP from the coding sequence GTGGACCGGGGAACACAGGCAAGGACCAGAGACTCCCTGCCGGAAGGACTCGGTCGGGCGATACGGGAGACCGCGAGTGCCATCGCCGCGCTCCTGGACGGCGCGACGGACATGACCGGTCCCGTACCGGGGTTGGAGTGGACCGTCGGTGAGACGGCGGCCCACCTGGCACTGGCCAACGGCCTGATGGCCGATCTCGCGTCCGGCCAGGAACGCCTCTACGGAGACGGCACGCCGCAGAGTCTCGCGGCGGCCAATGCACAGAGCCTCGTCGAGTTCCCGGAGCGCACGGCAGAACCGCTGGCCGCGATGATCGTGGAGCAGGCCGAAGCGTTCCTGGACGCGATGGACCGCGCCGTGACGGACGGGACCGCGGGCCGGACGCTCGCGACCCCGCTCGGTCCCATGGACCACGACGTTCTCGCCTCGTACCTGCTGACCCACATGCTGGGCCACGGTTACGATCTCGCCCGCGGGCTGCGTCGGCCGCACATGATCAACGAGAGGCGGGTCGGGTTGTGCCTGCCGTTCCTGAAGACGGCGATGCCGCGCGTCGCCACCGCCTCCGCTCTGACGGCCCGTTACACCGTGCGCGTCCGGGGAGGCACGGCATTCGGCGTCACGTTCACCGACGGCGCGGTCGAGGTGCTTCCTGACCCGCCGGAGCGTTCGGAGTGCACCATCCTCACCGAGCCGGTCGCCTTCCTCCTCATCGCGCTGGGACGTCTGGGCCCGTGGCAGGCCATGGCACGCGGAGCTGTGCTCGCCTGGGGCCGCAAACCCTGGCTGGCCCCCCGCTTCCCCACTCTGTTCGTCGCACCCTGA
- a CDS encoding Lrp/AsnC family transcriptional regulator, with translation MDVIDQAIVRCVLRDARATYAEIGKAAGLSAPAAKRRLDRLVATGAIRGFTALVDPQALAWHTEAFVEVYCTGNPTPAELRRALEDIPEVVEACTVSGAADAVVHMLARDITHLEQAIQRVRATAPVERTESAIVLSRLLNRPRL, from the coding sequence ATGGACGTCATCGACCAAGCGATCGTCCGCTGCGTGCTGCGCGACGCCCGCGCCACATACGCCGAGATCGGAAAGGCTGCCGGGTTGTCCGCGCCGGCAGCCAAGCGGCGCCTCGACCGACTGGTGGCCACGGGTGCGATCCGCGGTTTCACCGCTCTCGTCGATCCCCAGGCGCTGGCCTGGCACACCGAGGCTTTCGTCGAGGTCTACTGCACCGGTAACCCCACCCCCGCCGAACTGCGCCGTGCTCTGGAGGACATTCCCGAGGTCGTCGAAGCCTGTACCGTCTCCGGAGCCGCCGACGCGGTCGTCCACATGCTCGCAAGAGACATCACCCACCTGGAGCAGGCCATCCAGCGCGTGCGGGCCACCGCTCCTGTCGAGCGGACCGAGAGCGCCATCGTGCTCTCCCGGCTGCTGAACCGCCCTCGCCTGTGA
- the metG gene encoding methionine--tRNA ligase, with protein MTARRRYITTTIPYVNARPHLGFALELVQADTLARHHRQRGEQVRLLSGTDDNSLKNVLAAEAACVDVQSFVDRNADAFAALRGPLALSFDDFIRTSSDPRHRVGVERLWRQCAASGDLYRKEYEGLYCVGCEQFYTPDELVEGRCGEHGTEPQLVAEENWFFRLSRYADRLHQLISSGDLRIEPAARRNEVLALIERGLHDFSVSRSHSRARGWGIPVPDDPSQVVYVWWDALGNYVTSLGYGTGDSTYEQWWETSERRVHLVGKGVVRFHAVYWPAMLLSAGLPLPTDILVHDYLTVDGRKISKSAGTTVDPAALAATYGTDALRWWLLRDVPRVGDSDFTPDRLTTRADADFAGGLGNLVHRIVTMVHRFRGGIVPASAPANPGELAVADVCREAPGLVDAALADFDFRRAIHAVWEIVEEANRCIDATRPWELAREERRGNGEAAKQLDTVLVTLVTACRVLADELLPFIPDAATRITGQLTPVEGLLPAAQPLFPRLHEDAQPA; from the coding sequence ATGACCGCACGACGCCGCTACATCACCACGACCATTCCGTACGTCAACGCCCGCCCGCACCTGGGCTTCGCCCTGGAGCTCGTCCAAGCCGACACGTTGGCCCGTCACCACCGCCAACGGGGCGAGCAGGTCCGGCTGCTCAGCGGAACCGACGACAACTCTCTGAAGAACGTCCTGGCCGCCGAAGCGGCCTGCGTCGACGTGCAGTCGTTCGTCGACCGCAACGCCGACGCCTTCGCTGCCTTGCGTGGCCCACTGGCACTCTCATTCGACGACTTCATCCGCACCAGCAGCGACCCACGTCACCGCGTCGGAGTCGAACGACTGTGGCGACAGTGCGCCGCCTCAGGCGACCTCTATCGCAAAGAGTACGAAGGCCTGTACTGCGTCGGTTGCGAGCAGTTCTACACCCCCGATGAACTGGTCGAAGGACGGTGCGGCGAGCACGGCACCGAACCGCAGCTCGTCGCGGAAGAGAACTGGTTCTTCAGGCTGTCCCGCTACGCCGACCGCCTCCATCAACTGATCTCGAGCGGCGACCTGCGCATCGAGCCCGCCGCCCGCCGCAACGAGGTCCTCGCCCTCATCGAACGTGGCCTGCACGACTTCTCCGTCTCCCGCTCCCACAGCCGCGCCCGCGGCTGGGGCATCCCCGTGCCGGACGACCCGAGCCAGGTCGTCTATGTGTGGTGGGACGCCCTCGGCAACTACGTCACCAGCCTCGGATACGGCACCGGTGACAGCACCTACGAGCAGTGGTGGGAAACCAGCGAGCGCCGCGTCCACCTGGTCGGCAAGGGAGTGGTGCGCTTCCACGCCGTGTACTGGCCTGCCATGCTGCTGTCGGCCGGGCTCCCGCTGCCCACCGACATCCTGGTCCACGACTACCTCACCGTCGACGGCCGCAAGATCAGCAAGTCCGCCGGAACCACCGTCGACCCGGCCGCGCTGGCCGCAACATATGGCACCGATGCGTTGCGCTGGTGGCTCCTGCGCGATGTGCCCCGGGTCGGGGATTCGGACTTCACGCCCGACCGCCTGACCACCCGCGCGGATGCGGATTTCGCCGGAGGGCTGGGCAACCTCGTCCACCGCATCGTGACCATGGTTCACCGCTTTCGCGGCGGAATTGTCCCTGCCTCTGCGCCGGCAAATCCCGGGGAGCTGGCGGTGGCGGACGTTTGCCGGGAGGCGCCTGGCCTGGTCGACGCCGCTTTGGCCGACTTCGACTTCCGGCGTGCCATCCACGCTGTATGGGAGATCGTGGAGGAGGCCAATCGATGTATTGACGCGACCCGCCCTTGGGAGCTGGCTCGGGAAGAGCGGAGGGGCAACGGTGAAGCGGCGAAGCAACTCGACACCGTCCTCGTCACGCTGGTCACAGCGTGCCGCGTGCTGGCCGATGAACTACTCCCGTTCATCCCAGATGCCGCCACGCGGATCACCGGACAGTTGACACCCGTCGAGGGGCTTCTGCCCGCAGCACAGCCGCTGTTCCCTCGCCTTCACGAGGACGCGCAGCCAGCCTGA
- a CDS encoding response regulator: protein MRLGLRTVVDSQADLTVVGEAGDGETAVAQASTLRPDLVLMKTRLPHLDGISATARLRTALPDTRGLVLTARDRDEYAYARSAPEPAASSTTPATARPPPAGTRPSFASRAVVSSGRPVPERRPVAA from the coding sequence ATGCGGCTCGGACTGCGCACGGTGGTGGACAGCCAGGCGGACCTCACGGTCGTCGGCGAGGCCGGGGACGGCGAGACGGCCGTGGCCCAGGCATCCACGCTGCGCCCGGACCTCGTCCTCATGAAGACGCGACTGCCGCACCTGGACGGCATCTCGGCCACCGCGCGATTGCGCACCGCACTGCCCGACACCCGCGGGCTTGTCCTCACCGCTCGCGACCGCGACGAGTACGCCTACGCGCGCTCCGCGCCGGAGCCAGCGGCTTCCAGCACGACACCGGCCACTGCGCGCCCACCTCCGGCAGGTACCCGACCCTCGTTCGCATCGCGGGCGGTGGTGTCCTCTGGTCGGCCTGTTCCCGAGCGCCGGCCGGTGGCGGCGTAG
- a CDS encoding ABC transporter permease translates to MLGNAVVAQARTADHLSVALTLLLGAAGAVDMLVLSLRERAADLAVLSASGWSRRELGRLALYEGAGLALLGGLTGAVAGLATVLAVGRGLWEGRFLTMTAAALLSTLAGVCLVCGVLALSVRTLHRIAPVHLLAGECRGMRSATAQGRGEVPTGHAERQTWP, encoded by the coding sequence TTGCTCGGCAACGCGGTCGTCGCGCAGGCTCGTACGGCCGACCACCTCAGCGTGGCCCTGACCCTGTTGCTCGGCGCCGCCGGCGCAGTGGACATGCTGGTCCTCTCCCTGCGCGAACGGGCCGCAGATCTCGCCGTGCTGAGCGCTTCCGGCTGGTCGAGACGCGAACTCGGTCGCCTCGCCCTGTACGAAGGGGCCGGGCTCGCCCTCCTGGGCGGGCTCACGGGCGCCGTCGCGGGACTGGCCACGGTCCTCGCGGTGGGCCGAGGGCTCTGGGAAGGAAGGTTCCTGACGATGACCGCGGCAGCACTGCTGTCCACACTGGCGGGTGTCTGCCTCGTCTGCGGGGTCCTCGCACTCAGTGTCCGGACGCTGCACCGCATCGCACCGGTCCACCTGCTCGCCGGGGAATGCCGGGGAATGAGGAGCGCGACCGCCCAGGGCCGCGGAGAAGTTCCGACCGGCCACGCTGAGCGTCAGACGTGGCCATGA
- a CDS encoding carbohydrate ABC transporter permease, giving the protein MSGPALAGLIAFAGIPYGYAVVLSFHNVRLGSPLEPTCFGLEQYRRLFTDPDLAGPFLRALLDNLTFAVVVAPFQTALALGLAILLNRKLKAIGLFRSLFFMPARKSRDDQLATTWDHKQEVNCVFAMSDVCQGIPGADGQDVLRRRACRSGSLTLPLALAGALSPSRRPGGRCIGQSPWLREPVLPHSADRGRHQGSPGGPWDGQVGHAGADRAARLASGADHDDAAFFP; this is encoded by the coding sequence ATGTCCGGCCCCGCCCTCGCCGGACTCATCGCCTTCGCCGGCATCCCCTACGGCTACGCCGTGGTGCTCTCCTTCCACAACGTGCGCCTCGGCTCCCCGCTGGAGCCCACCTGCTTCGGCCTGGAGCAGTACCGGCGGCTGTTCACCGACCCCGACCTGGCCGGCCCGTTCCTCCGGGCCCTGCTCGACAACCTGACCTTCGCCGTGGTCGTCGCCCCCTTCCAGACGGCTCTGGCACTCGGGCTGGCGATCTTGCTGAACCGCAAGCTCAAGGCCATCGGTCTGTTCCGGTCGCTGTTCTTCATGCCGGCTCGGAAGTCACGCGATGATCAATTAGCCACGACCTGGGATCACAAACAGGAAGTCAATTGTGTTTTCGCCATGAGCGATGTCTGCCAGGGGATACCGGGAGCCGATGGCCAGGACGTCCTCAGGAGGCGGGCATGCAGGTCGGGAAGTCTCACGCTCCCGCTGGCTCTGGCCGGTGCGCTGTCGCCGTCCCGGAGGCCGGGCGGGAGGTGCATCGGCCAAAGCCCGTGGCTCCGCGAACCGGTCCTTCCGCACAGCGCAGACCGTGGTCGACACCAGGGATCGCCAGGTGGGCCATGGGATGGCCAGGTGGGCCACGCAGGCGCGGACAGGGCTGCCCGTCTGGCTTCAGGAGCTGATCACGATGATGCCGCCTTCTTTCCGTGA
- a CDS encoding alpha/beta hydrolase: MPQLTLVDHKVKHKSTVPANSGEEIELFVREYKKATGATGTPKPVLMLHGRSVPALPGFDLVLPPKGSSPNPDTSYSWAQFLAGKGYDVYIMDLQGSGLSPRPKMEDPCNANPAQRGLLETNPGTGTCSPTAPYPHQLGNSQSEWDELATVVKFIRARCNNAKVSFIGWSAASFVMGPYALQHPGDVAGMFLLAPIFPPAGRWSTHPEAPFAPPPGTGLPTQPESKPPAVFGFPMNLTSKGTLQATVSDKDLAGHVWQTIMDCDSLGQKWGGTTAGAPEGVMRWRNSYWWGWNTSTVPYGSTLGTAVPVCIVYGDQDTTANTAVELGPVLHFSVPDLYRAIPGADKLMIRVEGWDHQPVWERRPNQTLQQMSWKWLDDKKVYGVESGSWFMDADGVVSEVE; this comes from the coding sequence ATGCCACAACTGACTCTCGTCGACCACAAGGTGAAGCACAAATCGACCGTCCCGGCGAACTCCGGCGAGGAGATCGAACTCTTCGTTCGGGAGTACAAGAAGGCCACCGGGGCCACCGGCACGCCCAAGCCGGTCCTCATGCTCCACGGCAGGAGCGTTCCGGCCCTTCCCGGCTTCGACCTCGTGCTCCCTCCCAAAGGCAGTTCCCCCAACCCGGACACCAGCTACAGCTGGGCGCAGTTCCTGGCGGGCAAGGGCTACGACGTATACATCATGGACCTCCAGGGCTCCGGGCTCTCGCCCCGCCCGAAGATGGAGGACCCGTGCAACGCAAACCCCGCGCAACGGGGGCTGCTGGAAACCAATCCCGGCACCGGGACCTGCTCCCCGACGGCGCCCTACCCGCACCAACTGGGCAACTCCCAGAGCGAATGGGACGAACTGGCCACCGTCGTCAAGTTCATCAGGGCCCGGTGCAACAACGCGAAGGTCTCCTTCATCGGCTGGTCCGCGGCCTCGTTCGTCATGGGCCCGTACGCGCTGCAGCATCCCGGGGACGTGGCGGGCATGTTCCTTCTCGCGCCCATCTTTCCCCCGGCCGGCCGCTGGTCGACACACCCGGAGGCACCCTTCGCCCCGCCTCCCGGGACGGGACTGCCGACGCAGCCCGAGTCAAAGCCGCCCGCGGTCTTCGGCTTTCCGATGAACCTGACCAGCAAGGGGACCCTGCAGGCCACCGTCAGTGACAAGGACCTCGCCGGCCACGTGTGGCAGACCATCATGGACTGCGACAGCCTCGGCCAGAAGTGGGGCGGCACCACCGCAGGGGCGCCTGAAGGCGTCATGCGGTGGCGCAACTCCTACTGGTGGGGCTGGAACACGAGCACCGTGCCGTACGGCTCCACGCTCGGCACCGCTGTGCCGGTGTGCATCGTCTACGGAGACCAGGACACCACGGCCAATACGGCTGTCGAGTTGGGACCGGTGCTGCACTTCTCCGTTCCGGACCTCTACCGGGCGATTCCGGGCGCCGACAAACTGATGATCCGGGTCGAGGGCTGGGACCACCAGCCGGTCTGGGAACGCCGGCCCAACCAGACGCTGCAGCAGATGTCCTGGAAATGGCTCGACGACAAGAAGGTGTACGGCGTCGAGAGCGGAAGCTGGTTCATGGACGCGGACGGCGTGGTGAGCGAAGTGGAATGA